A stretch of DNA from Vulpes lagopus strain Blue_001 chromosome 12, ASM1834538v1, whole genome shotgun sequence:
agcctgcttctccctctgcctgtgtctctgcctctctctctctctctctctctctctctctctaataaataaataaatctttaagaaaagaaaaaagcattaatGAGGAAATGACAACCAATGAGGGAAGTTGCTCTGGGGAGCCCTCTCAGACTCTGTGCGATGCCCTGGATGGTCCTCTGATGGACTCACCGGTCAGGCAAGCAGTGAAGAGGTCCCCACAGGCCACGTGCTTGATAGTCACGCCTGACTGGCCCTCCAGGAAACGGGAGACGaactggggctgctgctgctccacGGCCCCGGGCAGAAGGGCGCCCCCTCCGGCGcctaggggcggggcctgcccgACGTAGGGGGTGGTGTGAGTGGCGCCCGCGCCCCTCGCGGTCCAGGTGCCCGCCCCAGCCTGCTCACCTCCCACAGAATGAGGCGCCCCGAGCGCGTGACGCCGGCCTTCTGCGTGCGTCCAGCTGCCACCTGCACCACTTCTGTGTTGAGCATCGGCAGCCGCAGAGGGGCGCTGAGCCCGCCACCCCACGCGTAAACCGACGACAGCGGTGGTGGAATGGCGGGCCGGCTGGGTCCCCGGGGTATGCCTGAGGGACGGCGCATTGGGCCTGTTAAACTGGTGGGAATGGCCTGGCATCAGTGGGCTTGGCAGTGCGCCCCGACTTACCCCTGCAGCGGGCGCCGGCGCTCCTGCTCCCTGTGCTGCCGCCGGGGGCCATGGGTGGCCCGGGGACCAGAGACTTCTCTGCCCTGTGGGTCAGATGGGGGTGCTTTAGGACAAGGACCATTCCTGGTGCTTCCACACGCTGAAATGGAGGACTTGCCCTgagctccccctgccccaggttCATTGTGCTCCCCCCGGTGTCCCACTGCGGCCcagagccccctcccctgctccctgcacaGGCCTCCTCATGCGGACACTGCCCAGGTCGGTGTGAAGGTTGAGGAGGGCACGGATGCAGAGGGGCTGTGCCATGATGTGGCTGAGTGGTGGCCGCTGTGAgggctccaggctgagcagaCTGAGGACCAGTTGGCGTAGCTCAGGACTGTACCGGTCAGAGATGGGTGCAAAGGTGCCACTCATGATCTTCAGCACCAGTGCTGGCAGGTTCTGTGAAAGCACCAAGAGTGAGGTTGGCCAGAGCCTGGGCCAggctcttggggggggggggtggcagcaCCCCCAGCAAGTCTAATGGAGTGGTCATAGCCCCACACTCAGAAATTTCATTCTGATGAGGGCATTCCCAGTGATAGGAACTCCTGACAGAGGTGCTGCATCTGTGGCCTCAGAAACCCTAGGTTGTTGGGAGAATTCAAGTCTTACCCTAGGAGGGTCCCTAACCTGATAGGAGAGCCCTGCCCTTAGGAGTCCTCAGTTTAATGGGGAACCCAAGCCCCACCTTTAGGAACCCATAGCCTGAAGGAAGCCACAGCCCTGCCCCGGGGTAATCTACCAGTCAGGTGAGGGAAACATCTTAGCCAAGAACTTCCAGAGGAGGTCTCCCAATTGTCTCTTTGGGGGTATAACTCACTGCAGCTTCAAAGGCCCTCTTGAGACTGGCCAGCTCATAGAGGACACAACCCAGGGCCCAGATGTCACTCTTCTGATTGTAAGGCTTGCCCTCACACAGTTCAGGGGAGATGTAGCACGGGGTGCCCACCACCTGCAGGAGGGAAGCAGATATTATTATAGCTCAGGGGAAGGAAGGCTCTGTGCAAGGCCCACTGGGAAACTGCCTCTCCCTAAAGCAGGCAAAATGCTTCCTCCTGCAGGACCACCCAGTCACGGAAAAGGGGCCAAGGtcttggggagggagggtggttGGGATGTAGAGTGGGCCTTGGCCCTCAAAACCTCCAGCACCCTTAAGGTCCCCTCTGTGCCCAAGCACCGTGTAGGCCTTGCTCTTGCTACTAAGGATCTTGGAGATGCCGAAGTCACCAATCTTGACAACCATGCGGTGTTTGTCAAGAAGGATGTTTTGAGTCTTGAGGTCCCGGTGCAGGATGAGATGGGTATGCACATGATGCAGTGCCAGCAGGATCTGCACAAAGAAATGCAGGATGGTCTCCTCCTCTAGCAAGGAATTACAGCGCTTTTGGATGAACTCAGCCAGGGTGCCACCTGCAGCCACAAGGAACTAGTTAAGATCTAGGCTGTCCCAGGCATCGGGCTCTTTTTATAAAACTAACAGTCCAGACAGGGCAAGGGCCTGCCAGCCTTACACAACTGGCGTGAGAACTCTACCTCTGACCCTTGGTCAAACCCATTCTGAGAAGGGTAGGCAGCTGATCTGTGTCTGCCAGTCCCACAGGTGAGAGGCCCTCAGAGCCAGGTCAGTGCAAGGAGGCTGGCCCACCTGGTGCATATTCCATGGCAATCATGAGGGCCTTGTCCTCCAGAAAGTTCTCATAGTACTCAATGACATTGGGGTGGTTGAGTAGTTTGAGGACCTGACACTCATTTTGGGCTGCTTGCCGCTCTTCTTTGGTCATCTGCTCCACTGGGATCTGCTTGATGATCACCAGCTTCTGGTCGGCCTTGCGCAGGCACAGGTGCACAATCCTGGGGACACAGAGTACAGGGGTGGGCACCAGCTGAGCCTCCCACCACTCATCAGGCAGGGCAGACCTGGCCCCCAGATGTTACTTAGGAGAGAGGAGTTggtggggcactgggtggctcagttggtgaagcatatgcctttggctcaggtcatgatctcaggatcctgggatcgagccccaagttgggcttcctactcagtgaggagtctgcttctctctctccctctgcccctcccctccacttgtgctccctcaaataaataaaatatatattttttaagattttatttatttattcatgggagatacagagagaaagataggcagagacctaggcagatggagaagcaggctccccacaaagagcccaatgtgggactcgatccagtaTCCTGGAATCATGGcctgcctgggccaaaggcagatgctcaaccgctgagccacccaggtgtcctaaataaataaaatcttaaaaaaaggatgagaatGGGCACCAAGATTGACAGGTCTGTAACTAAATGCATAGAACATTGAGTTTAAGAACCGGGAGAACTGACCACAAACTCTGTGTgagaccttaggcaagtcatttaacttatCTGAGACTCAGTTTCATCACAGGCAGTGTGACATTAGTCTTGATCTTCATAAGTTCCCATAGACTTTGGAGTTAACTGCCAggctcaaatcctggctcctGCTCTTACTACTCACCTAGTTTTCGACTATATGACATTTACATCTGGAAGATAAAAACAATTTCCCTCGGTTGTTGagaggatcaaatgagaaaatgcatgtaagaacaaaaaaaaagaaagaaagaaagaaagaaggaaaaagaaaatgcatgtaaggcatttagcacaatgcttggcacatcaGAAATGTTCAGTGAGTGGAAGCCGTTcatacaattattttctttcaactcTAGTCAGTGTCCATAAAAGCAGGGTTCTTGTTCTCCTTTTTAACTATATCCCCAGATCATAGCCCAGTGTTTAGCTCATAGTAAGAGCTCAATGagtatctgctgaatgaatggacTGTAAGAGGATCAACTAAGTATCAAATTTGTACTTCCAACTCAGACCTCTCCTCTGAGACCCAGATTCAGAAATCCAACTACTTGCTTTGCATTTCTACCTGAACTGTTGCAAACATCCGAAATtttaacaaattcaaaataaaatttttgatttCCACCCCCAAGCCCGcccgtctttctttctttctttctttctttctttctttctttctttctttctttctttctttctttctttctttaagattttatttattttttcatgagagacacagaaaaaaaggcagagaccgaggcagaaggagaagcaagctccctgcggcgACCACGAtgcaagactctatcccaggaccccaggatcacgacctgagcgaaaggcagatgctcaaccactgagcacccaggtgccccctcccaaACTCTTTTCTTCCTTAGTCTCTTCCATCTTAGTAACTGACACCACCATTAAAGTCAGACACCTGAAAATCATCCCAAAATCTTTCCTCCATTTCACAGCAATGTATCAATAAATCCTGTTTCTATCTGCAAAATATTATGAACTCCTCCATTTCTGACTTCTGCTATACCCTTGTCCAAATCATTATTTCTTGCCTAAAATACTGCACTAGCCTTTAAAATGATGCCTTTTACTTTCGGCATCCTCAACTCTAAGttccacacagcagccagggtgacattttaaaaatgcaaatcatatGAAGACCATTCTGCTGAAACCTCTTCTCTTTACACTTCAAATAAATCCAATCTCTTTACCTCAGCCTATGATGCCATAATCTGTCCTCTGTGACAATCACATTTTgtaccattattttttatatatactattctttttttccctcaaggttttatttatttatttggcagagagggAGCCAGAGCGAGAGCGCAAGCAGagaagtagcagagggagagacaggctcttcactgagcagggagccccgtgcgggctctatcccagggctcagggatcatgacctgagccgaaggcagacgtttaaccaactgagccacccaggcgcccctttataTACCATTCTTGACCTTGCCCGCTACATTCCAACTTCACCAGTCTTTTTCTCAGTTCCTTGAATACTCTGAATTCCTTTCCACGTGAGGAtatgctgcttcctctgcctgaaaAACTCTGCCTTCACCTTTGGATTACTGGTTTTCATTCCTCAAGTCGTGGCTTTAAACTTCACTTCTCAAGGAAATTTTCCTTGACCACCCCAAATAAATACTCCCTGGCGTATTCCAGGCTCGCAGCTTGTTAATAACTTTTAATTActtgtttattgcattattttactACAGTCTGTGAGCTCCGAGAGGGAAAAGACACTCTTATTTTGGTCTTTATACGCGTCGCCGGGAGCGAACAGAGCCCATAGAGCCGGggctcaatatttgttgaatgaactagTCAGGAATCAAAGAACAGAACTCTGCGGGGGCGCCGGGGCTCGTCGGGGCGTGACCTCGCGAGAGGCGGAGTCTCCCAGCCCGGACCGGGACCGGAAGCGAGGGCAGGGTTTTCCAAGGGGGCGCTCACGCCCCGGGGCGGGGCTAACCGGGCAGCGAATTCGCGGTCAGAGCTGGGGTTTACTTTCCCTCTCCCCGACCATTTTCCTTCCCCAGATCCCTGGCTCACCCGAAGgcacctctccccaccactcGAATCCGCTCGTACTTCTCCATCTTATTTCTCAGAGTCACATTTCCGGAACCCCCCACGCCCCGATGCGGCGCGTGCGCGGACCCGCCCACTCAGGACCACGCCCCCTACACTGCAAGATAATTGCGGGGCGGAGCAAGTGAGATTGATGTGGGTTCAGCTTTGCACCTGTCTTGTGCTGTTTACACAGTCCTTGCGGCCCCCGCCCACGGTTGCCTTTTCAGGGTCCCAGCAGTGGGGTGTTATGCCATTTTTGGCGCCTAGGACAGGACCAGCCACTGCCTAAAAACAGgtgtgcaggggatccctgggtggcgcagcggtttggcgcctgcctttggcccagggcgcgatcctggagaccggggatcgagtcccacatcgggctcccggtgcatggagcctgcttctccctctgcctgtgtctctgcctctctctctctctctgtatgactatcataaataaataaaattaaaaaaaaaaaaacaaaaaaaaaaaacaggtgtgcATCTGGCCCTCGCAAAGCATCCATTGAGCGGAGGGGTGCCCTGCACAACCAGCGAGGTTGGAAAGCGACGACTGACCTCTCTCAGCCCACCTCTTTGCCCACTCGTGACGCTATTTCGGAAGGAGAGCAGATTCTCACTGGCACTCAAATGATCAACTACCAAAACTGTACCAAGAGCATCAGCACTCTCGGTCTGTGGGGCAGGATGCCGGGTTAGTTTCGTGTGTGCCTAGGTAGGGACCTGGGAAACCCCAAGCTGTGCAAATTGATTCACCTAGGGATGTGGAAACTCCAGGCTGTCCCAGCTAGTGAGCACCGCGCTCGTCAGCACTTTCATCACTCCTCCTGCTCCCACACACCAACACACAACTTGGCTGCAGGCCATCGCCTTCAAGGCTCAACTGTGGGGAGAATCTGCGAGGCGAGGCGGAGAGAAGATGAGAGAAGTAGACTACTATCTGAGAGCatcagagagaggaggaaggagagctgTTTGACCCATGTGGGTTCAAGGCTCCTGCCTAAACTGTAGGGGGCTGGTTAGTATGATCATCTAGGGTTTTGACTGGAAGTGAGTTTAATTCCTGTTGTCTCCTTGGGCCTCCTGCTCTGCGAGCTCCATAAAAAGCTCGGTTAAGGAGTAAGAGGATGGTGATTAGCTAAGGGACAGCGTCCCTATTTCTGAGTGGGCGAGGAATGGGAGGAAAGCAGTGTTTACGTTCTGTCCCGCCCAACCCCTCAAAAGGGTACTCAAACCTGCCCACGTGGAAAGACCACTAGAGGGGCCCCACGAGGGGCCCTGAGTCGCTGGCTCAGGCTGCTGTTGGCTGATGAACAAAGCTGCCCTGTGAGCAAAAGAGAGCTCAGAGGGGGAAAGCCGCTCAACCCGGGAAACTCGTGCTCTCACCTAGAAACCAGTAGAGCCGTGGTTGACCCAGAAGCCCCACAGGGGTTAGTTAATATGTAATCTTGTATCCATCAAAGGAGGCAGAACAAACACCCAAACCTCTTGGTCCCTGGGTCTCCGGCACCTCAGGTTTCTAGCTTTCCTTCCCTCTCGCAGCATCTTTCCTCCCCACCTCACCACCCCCCATCCAActactcccttcctctcctttacCATCCCCAGCCTTGGATTCTCAGCCTTTCCTCCGTTTGCACCTCGTACGTTTGGAGGCGGGAGGGGGATCCCGCGCCAACGTGGGGATAGGCTGACACCTAGTGACCACGAGCTGCAACCGCTCCAGACCACTGGCCTCGAGTAAGGGTTACGCCAGTAGCCCGTGCAAATCGGAGGTCTTCCTCATGCCAGCCCAAAGGAGCCAGAAAAGCCGGGTCTGTCTGAGGGAGGATTGTGACAACCGCTGGGCCCCAGTAGCCCAAGAGCGGGCTGGGAAGAGGGGTGGTGGTGGATTAGTCGACCCTTCCTAGGCACCACGTCGATGAGGGGCACCGTAGAGGCTGATAAACAAGTCCGTCTCTGGCCTGAAGAAGCCAGAGATCTAGTGGCAGAACAGGGTATGGGCGGAGACCATTATCGAGGCGGGGCTCGGAGCGCTTCGCAGGACCTGGGCTTAAAGGACGCGGGTGTGTGGCGGGCCCCGCCCCGCTCTGCCCAGGAAGGAGTTGAGGGCGGAGAGAGTTGTCTCAGTA
This window harbors:
- the NEK8 gene encoding serine/threonine-protein kinase Nek8 isoform X2; its protein translation is MEKYERIRVVGRGAFGIVHLCLRKADQKLVIIKQIPVEQMTKEERQAAQNECQVLKLLNHPNVIEYYENFLEDKALMIAMEYAPGGTLAEFIQKRCNSLLEEETILHFFVQILLALHHVHTHLILHRDLKTQNILLDKHRMVVKIGDFGISKILSSKSKAYTVVGTPCYISPELCEGKPYNQKSDIWALGCVLYELASLKRAFEAANLPALVLKIMSGTFAPISDRYSPELRQLVLSLLSLEPSQRPPLSHIMAQPLCIRALLNLHTDLGSVRMRRAEKSLVPGPPMAPGGSTGSRSAGARCRGIPRGPSRPAIPPPLSSVYAWGGGLSAPLRLPMLNTEVVQVAAGRTQKAGVTRSGRLILWEAPPLGAGGGALLPGAVEQQQPQFVSRFLEGQSGVTIKHVACGDLFTACLTDRGIIMTFGSGSNGCLGHGSLNDISQPTIVEALLGYEMVQVACGASHVLALSTERELFAWGRGDGGRLGLGTRESHSCPQQVSMPPGQEAQRVVCGIDSSMILTVPGRALACGSNRFNKLGLDRLSLGEEPARNQQVEEALSFTPLGSAPFDREPLLSVDLGTAHSAAVTEGEVYSWGKGARGRLGRRDEDAGLPRPVQLDEIHPYTVTSVSCCHGNTLLAVRPVTDEPVPP
- the NEK8 gene encoding serine/threonine-protein kinase Nek8 isoform X1, which produces MEKYERIRVVGRGAFGIVHLCLRKADQKLVIIKQIPVEQMTKEERQAAQNECQVLKLLNHPNVIEYYENFLEDKALMIAMEYAPGGTLAEFIQKRCNSLLEEETILHFFVQILLALHHVHTHLILHRDLKTQNILLDKHRMVVKIGDFGISKILSSKSKAYTVVGTPCYISPELCEGKPYNQKSDIWALGCVLYELASLKRAFEAANLPALVLKIMSGTFAPISDRYSPELRQLVLSLLSLEPSQRPPLSHIMAQPLCIRALLNLHTDLGSVRMRRAEKSLVPGPPMAPGGSTGSRSAGARCRGIPRGPSRPAIPPPLSSVYAWGGGLSAPLRLPMLNTEVVQVAAGRTQKAGVTRSGRLILWEAPPLGAGGGALLPGAVEQQQPQFVSRFLEGQSGVTIKHVACGDLFTACLTDRGIIMTFGSGSNGCLGHGSLNDISQPTIVEALLGYEMVQVACGASHVLALSTERELFAWGRGDGGRLGLGTRESHSCPQQVSMPPGQEAQRVVCGIDSSMILTVPGRALACGSNRFNKLGLDRLSLGEEPARNQQVEEALSFTPLGSAPFDREPLLSVDLGTAHSAAVTASGDCYTFGSNQHGQLGTNARRVSRAPCQVQGLQNIKIAMVACGDAFTVAVGAEGEVYSWGKGARGRLGRRDEDAGLPRPVQLDEIHPYTVTSVSCCHGNTLLAVRPVTDEPVPP
- the NEK8 gene encoding serine/threonine-protein kinase Nek8 isoform X3 codes for the protein MHQILLALHHVHTHLILHRDLKTQNILLDKHRMVVKIGDFGISKILSSKSKAYTVVGTPCYISPELCEGKPYNQKSDIWALGCVLYELASLKRAFEAANLPALVLKIMSGTFAPISDRYSPELRQLVLSLLSLEPSQRPPLSHIMAQPLCIRALLNLHTDLGSVRMRRAEKSLVPGPPMAPGGSTGSRSAGARCRGIPRGPSRPAIPPPLSSVYAWGGGLSAPLRLPMLNTEVVQVAAGRTQKAGVTRSGRLILWEAPPLGAGGGALLPGAVEQQQPQFVSRFLEGQSGVTIKHVACGDLFTACLTDRGIIMTFGSGSNGCLGHGSLNDISQPTIVEALLGYEMVQVACGASHVLALSTERELFAWGRGDGGRLGLGTRESHSCPQQVSMPPGQEAQRVVCGIDSSMILTVPGRALACGSNRFNKLGLDRLSLGEEPARNQQVEEALSFTPLGSAPFDREPLLSVDLGTAHSAAVTASGDCYTFGSNQHGQLGTNARRVSRAPCQVQGLQNIKIAMVACGDAFTVAVGAEGEVYSWGKGARGRLGRRDEDAGLPRPVQLDEIHPYTVTSVSCCHGNTLLAVRPVTDEPVPP